From a single Lolium rigidum isolate FL_2022 chromosome 7, APGP_CSIRO_Lrig_0.1, whole genome shotgun sequence genomic region:
- the LOC124675592 gene encoding glucan endo-1,3-beta-glucosidase 1-like, with amino-acid sequence MGTRSRGGRSSGLLLLCLHSSLLCSVSAAGGGGSGAPYVGVTIGTAVTNLLSPSDLAEFLRAERITHVRLYDADPRLLSALASSGATAIVGVPNDELLALGSSPATASAWVARRVLPFAAASSKNPGLISAIAVGDEVPTALPSALPVLLPAIQSLAAALAAANLSSIPVSTPLPFSIVLDPFPPSQAYFNQSLAKSFLVPLLAHLANTSAPLMLNLYPYYALMQSGGVVPVDNAMFKPLPPSLEMVDPNTLLHYTNVFDAMLDAVYVAVRNLNATAGGGVPVLVTETGWPSYGDRKQEPYASRDNANTYNSNLIKHVATDKPGTPMRPGAQAQASVYIYELFNEDLRPGPVSEANFGLFHGNGTPVYLLHANGTDGFLGNDTTDRTFCIAADDADEKAVQAAMDWACGPGRSDCTAIQPGEGCFQPNDVRSHASFAFNTYYQSQGKAGGSCYFQGAGMVTTTDPSHDSCIFLGSKLDSNVTKSDGANSTTPQTSDAKGSTIWRLRTGRGNGFLLIPRLLLSGMVAVIMTNSNFWT; translated from the exons ATGGGGACTAGGAGCAGAGGagggagaagcagcggcttgctcCTACTCTGCCTCCATTCGTCCCTGCTCT GCTCGGTGTCGGCGGCGGGCGGGGGCGGCTCCGGCGCCCCGTACGTGGGCGTGACGATCGGCACGGCGGTGACCAACCTGCTGTCCCCGTCGGACCTCGCCGAGTTCCTCCGCGCGGAGCGCATCACCCACGTGCGCCTCTACGACGCCGACCCGCGCCTGCTCTCGGCGCTCGCCTCCTCGGGCGCCACCGCCATCGTCGGCGTGCCCAACGACGAGCTCCTCGCGCTCGGCTCCtccccggccaccgcctccgcctgggTGGCCCGCCGCGTGCTCCCCTTCGCGGCCGCCAGCTCCAAAAACCCGGGCCTCATCTCCGCCATCGCCGTCGGGGACGAGGTCCCCACCGCGCTGCCCTCCGCGCTCCCGGTCCTCCTCCCGGCCATCCAGTCCCTCGCGGCCGCGCTGGCCGCCGCCAACCTCTCCTCCATCCCGGTCTCCACCCCGCTCCCCTTCTCCATCGTGCTCGACCCATTCCCCCCGTCCCAGGCCTACTTCAACCAGTCCCTCGCCAAGTCCTTCCTCGTCCCGCTCCTCGCCCACCTCGCCAACACCTCCGCGCCGCTCATGCTCAACCTCTACCCCTACTACGCGCTGATGCAGAGCGGCGGGGTCGTCCCCGTCGACAACGCCATGTTCAAGCCGCTGCCGCCGTCGCTCGAGATGGTCGACCCCAACACGCTGCTCCACTACACCAACGTCTTCGACGCCATGCTCGACGCCGTCTACGTCGCCGTCAGGAACCTCAAcgccaccgccggcggcggggtGCCGGTGCTGGTCACCGAGACCGGATGGCCCTCCTACGGGGACCGCAAGCAGGAGCCCTACGCCAGCAGGGACAACGCCAACACCTACAACTCCAACCTCATCAAGCACGTCGCCACCGACAAGCCCGGCACGCCCATGCGCCCCGGCGCGCAGGCGCAGGCCAGCGTCTACATCTACGAGCTCTTCAACGAGGACCTCCGCCCGGGCCCCGTGTCGGAGGCCAACTTTGGACTCTTCCACGGCAACGGCACGCCCGTGTACCTGCTCCACGCGAACGGGACCGACGGCTTCCTGGGCAACGACACCACGGACCGCACATTCTGCATCGCGGCGGACGACGCCGACGAGAAGGCCGTGCAGGCGGCCATGGACTGGGCGTGCGGCCCCGGCCGGTCAGACTGCACGGCGATACAGCCCGGGGAAGGCTGCTTCCAGCCCAACGACGTGAGGAGCCACGCGTCATTCGCGTTCAACACCTACTACCAGTCGCAGGGCAAGGCAGGAGGATCCTGCTACTTCCAGGGCGCCGGCATGGTCACCACCACCGATCCAA GTCATGACAGCTGCATATTTCTTGGAAG TAAGTTGGATAGCAATGTCACAAAATCTGACGGTGCAAACTCAACCACGCCGCAGACGAGTGATGCTAAAGGATCTACTATATGGAGACTGAGAACAGGAAGAGGGAATGGGTTCTTGTTGATACCCAGGTTGCTGTTGAGCGGGATGGTGGCTGTTATCATGACAAATTCAAACTTTTGGACATAA
- the LOC124669948 gene encoding ribosomal RNA small subunit methyltransferase, mitochondrial-like produces the protein MNRAVSSLLTRHAARLGSLCTSSSSSPASEAWDGRFRLHKPRGQHLLTNPRILDAIVRHAALRPGDAVLEVGPGTGNLTARLLASPVHHVTAVEIDTRMVEAVTARAAALDLAQKLTVIQDDAVEADFPEFDVCVANIPYGISSPLIAKLLFGAYRFRTATLLLQKEFAQRLVAVPGDSEYNRLAANVRMVADVKLLMDVSKRDFVPMPRVDSSLVEIRPRAAMPDVDLAEWLAFTRECFGQKNKTLGAIFKQKRKVLDLFKRSQRAERCTGDATGSGIILGVLDDGDHEACSDEDDSSDRVAGFSEEEVGAFKERIASALDSSELAGKRPTKMSNDELLRLLRLFNERGIRFQ, from the exons ATGAACCGCGCCGTGTCCAGCCTGCTAACCCGCCACGCCGCCCGCCTCGGTTCCTTgtgcacctcctcctcctcctcgccggcgtcggAGGCGTGGGACGGGCGGTTCCGGCTGCACAAGCCGCGGGGGCAGCACCTGCTCACCAACCCGCGCATCCTCGACGCCATCGTCCGCCACGCCGCGCTCCGCCCGGGCGACGCCGTGCTCGAGGTCGGCCCCGGCACCGGCAATCTCACAGCCCGCCTCCTCGCCTCCCCAGTCCACCACGTCACCGCCGTCGAGATCGACACCCGCATGGTGGAAGCCGTCACGGCCCGTGCCGCCGCGCTCGACCTCGCCCAAAAGCTCACG GTGATCCAGGACGACGCGGTGGAGGCCGACTTCCCGGAGTTCGACGTCTGCGTGGCCAACATCCCGTACGGGATCTCCTCGCCGCTGATCGCGAAGCTGCTCTTCGGCGCCTACCGCTTCCGGACGGCGACGCTCCTTCTGCAGAAGGAGTTCGCGCAGCGCCTCGTGGCCGTGCCGGGCGATTCGGAGTATAACCGTCTCGCGGCGAACGTTCGCATGGTGGCGGACGTGAAGCTGCTCATGGACGTGAGCAAGAGGGACTTTGTGCCCATGCCCAGGGTAGACTCCTCCCTCGTCGAGATCCGGCCGAGAGCGGCCATGCCCGACGTCGACCTCGCCGAGTGGCTGGCCTTCACGCGGGAGTGCTTCGGTCAGAAAAACAAGACCCTCGGTGCCATCTTCAAGCAGAAGAGGAAGGTCCTGGACCTTTTCAAGCGGTCTCAGAGAGCCGAGAGATGCACAGGCGATGCCACTGGCAGTGGCATCATCCTTGGTGTTCTTGATGACGGTGATCATGAAGCCTGCAGCGATGAAGACGACAGCAGCGACCGAGTTGCTGGCTTCAGCGAGGAAGAGGTCGGGGCGTTCAAAGAAAGGATTGCCAGTGCCTTGGACTCCTCAGAGCTCGCCGGAAAGAGGCCAACAAAGATGTCAAACGACGAGCTTCTGCGTTTGCTCAGGCTTTTCAACGAGCGAGGGATACGGTTTCAGTAG
- the LOC124677365 gene encoding lon protease-like: MALLPQILPSPRPHPHLAASRHAFSPAHAFRRPPRLHAPGHRRRALLATPPSASGPGSSPPDPDDGLVELPLFPLPLVLFPDATHALHIFEFRYRIMLHTVLDTDLRFGVVFAGAGGAADVGCVGEVVKHERLADDRFFLICKGQERFRVHRVVRSKPYLVAAVRWLEDRPPADAPAPGEDAEALAVEVEALMRDVIRIANRLNGKPDKEVGDLRRGLFPTPFSFYVGNTFEGAPREQQALLELEDTATRLRRERDTLRNTLNYLTAASAVKDVFPSSPSSG; this comes from the coding sequence ATGGCTCTCCTCCCCCAAATCCTCCCTTCCCCGCGCCCCCACCCCCACCTCGCCGCCTCCCGCCACGCCTTCTCCCCGGCCCACGCATTCCGCCGACCGCCTCGCCTCCACGCccccggccaccgccgccgggcCCTCCTCGCCACGCCGCCCAGCGCGTCCGGGCCCGGCTCCTCCCCGCCCGACCCCGACGACGGCCTCGTGGAGCTCCCGCTCTTCCCGCTCCCGCTCGTGCTCTTCCCGGACGCGACCCACGCGCTGCACATCTTCGAGTTCCGCTACCGCATCATGCTGCACACCGTGCTCGACACCGACCTCCGCTTCGGGGTCGTCTTCgcgggcgccggcggcgccgccgacgtCGGCTGCGTCGGCGAGGTCGTCAAGCACGAGCGCCTCGCCGACGACCGCTTCTTCCTCATCTGCAAGGGCCAGGAGCGCTTCCGCGTCCACCGCGTCGTGCGCAGCAAGCCCTACCTCGTCGCCGCCGTGCGCTGGCTCGAGGACCGCCCGCCCGCCGACGCGCCCGCGCCCGGGGAGGACGCCGAGGCGCTCGCCGTCGAGGTCGAGGCGCTCATGCGCGACGTCATACGCATCGCAAACCGCCTCAACGGAAAGCCGGACAAGGAGGTCGGGGACCTGCGACGGGGGCTCTTCCCCACGCCCTTCTCATTCTACGTCGGCAACACCTTCGAGGGCGCGCCCAGGGAGCAGcaggcgctgctcgagctcgAGGACACCGCCACCAGGCTGCGACGGGAGCGGGACACGCTACGCAACACTCTCAACTACctcaccgccgcctccgccgtcaaGGACGTCTTCCCCTCCTCGCCCTCCTCGGGGTGA